A region from the Corylus avellana chromosome ca7, CavTom2PMs-1.0 genome encodes:
- the LOC132186611 gene encoding probable F-box protein At3g61730, with protein MGKRLQSSVPQSDRLEKRLRRAKPICSCGSPRPAFLTAHSSFSWYEEDVWTEIAKFLDGRSLVMLALTNSWFHRLIMQDSIWKFVCLRDLQVPAPEHVAFKWINLYTSAFDGSHSYMFRQQEKHIDWMRIGAFFLKSSEALLTERLSSPEKIPKEDTIEETLQSCGCCVLDNVKSGIWIADLQLVRCPVCDLNTCDGTMQTLDARHIELFLCDKYKDGSWEYELTGSHDVKKRASGASAAIFDLKHLKDPSSCAVFNLDSWIGKHSDWQPKAMITLHAVAVNTNLQENEGLHLKYQTMRAGADGEVVSIRISQQLL; from the exons ATGGGAAAGCGACTGCAAAGTTCTGTTCCGCAGTCGGACCGATTGGAGAAGCGGTTGCGACGAGCCAAGCCGATTTGCTCTTGCGGCTCTCCTCGTCCAGCTTTCCTCACTGCTCACTCCTCTTTCTcctg GTACGAAGAGGACGTGTGGACAGAGATCGCGAAGTTTCTGGACGGACGTTCTCTGGTGATGCTCGCCTTGACGAACAGTTGGTTCCACCGTCTGATCATGCAAGATAGCATATGGAAGTTCGTGTGCCTACGTGATCTTCAGGTCCCTGCTCCCGAGCACGTGGCATTCAAGTGGATCAACCTCTACACTTCAGCCTTCG ATGGGAGTCACTCTTACATGTTCCGCCAGCAGGAGAAGCATATTG ATTGGATGCGAATTGGTGCATTTTTCCTCAAATCTTCAGAAGCACTCCTCACAGAAAGGCTGAGCTCCCCAGAGAAAATCCCAAAGGAAGATACTATAGAGGAGACTTTGCAGTCTTGCGGCTGTTGTGTGTTAGACAATGTTAAATCTGGGATCTGGATAGCTG ATCTCCAGCTTGTTCGATGCCCTGTCTGCGACCTCAATACATGTGATG GAACAATGCAGACATTAGATGCAAGGCATATAGAGCTGTTCCTCTGCGACAAGTACAAGGATGGAAGCTGGGAATATGAGCTTACTGGATCTCATGATGTCAAAAAGCGCGCAAGTGGAGCTTCTGCAGCCATTTTTGACCTCAAACACCTCAAGGACCCGTCATCATGTG CGGTCTTTAATCTTGATTCATGGATAGGAAAACACAGTGACTGGCAGCCAAAGGCTATGATCACTCTCCATGCGGTTGCTGTCAACAccaatttacaagaaaatgaaG GACTTCACCTCAAATACCAGACCATGAGAGCTGGAGCTGATGGGGAAGTTGTTTCTATTAGAATCTCTCAGCAGCTCCTGTAA
- the LOC132187109 gene encoding phosphatidylinositol 4-kinase gamma 4-like, which translates to MSSAGVTILNPVLNEPVVFPTHLYSKLDLCSKESILIYLSISGSMTPMRVLESDSIESMKLRIQTCKGFVVKNQKLVCGGRELARSNSLLQDYDVADGNVLHLVLRLSDLQVITVRTVSGKEFTFHVERDRDVGYVKQKIVKEGKEFVDFEEQEVVLNGERLEDQRLIDDICKHNDAVIHLMVQKSAKVRARPIEKNFELSIVAPQLNDGRDYDGDGEKCSRQYDVGEIVRRKPPDSDFLLEPVIVDPQIQLPSVIWDMVNSTFDGLDSGHYPIRSMEGTGGVYFMMDSLGQKYVSVFKPMDEEPMAVNNPQELPYSLDGEGLKKGTRVGEGAFREVAAYILDRPKGGHYPLFDDEKGFAGVPPTFMVKCLHGGFNHPGDLTVKIGSLQMFMENNGSCEDIGPGAFPVQEVHKISVLDIRLANADRHAGNILLSKAGEDGQPILIPIDHGYCLPETFEDCTFEWLYWPQARQSYSTETIEYIRSLDAEKDIALLKFHGWELPLECARTLRIATMLLKKGVERGLTPFAIGSIMCRETLKKESVIEEIVQEAQDSVLPGTSEATFLDAV; encoded by the exons ATGTCGTCCGCCGGTGTCACTATTCTTAATCCGGTTCTCAATGAGCCTGTGGTTTTCCCAACTCATTTGTATTCAAAATTGGATCTGTGCTCGAAAGAATCGATTTTGATATATCTCTCCATTTCGGGTTCAATGACTCCCATGCGTGTTTTGGAATCTGATTCCATCGAGTCCATGAAGCTCAGAATTCAAACCTGTAAAGGGTTTGTTGTTAAGAACCAGAAGCTGGTTTGCGGTGGCCGGGAATTGGCTCGGAGCAATTCTCTGCTCCAGGACTATGATGTTGCGGATGGGAATGTTCTGCATTTGGTTCTTAGGCTTTCGGATCTTCAGGTAATTACTGTTAGGACTGTGAGTGGGAAAGAATTTACATTCCATGTGGAACGAGATAGAGATGTTGGGTATGTGAAACAAAAGATTGTGAAGGAGGGGAAGGAATTTGTTGATTTTGAAGAGCAGGAAGTTGTGTTGAATGGAGAGCGACTTGAGGATCAGAGGCTGATCGATGATATCTGTAAACATAATGATGCAGTGATACATTTGATGGTTCAGAAATCTGCAAAAGTCCGTGCTAGACCAATTGAGAAGAATTTTGAGTTGTCTATTGTCGCACCACAGTTGAATGATGGGAGAGATTATGACGGTGATGGAGAAAAGTGTAGCAGACAATATGATGTTGGAGAAATAGTACGGAGGAAACCTCCTGACAGTGATTTTTTGTTGGAGCCAGTTATTGTTGACCCCCAGATTCAATTGCCCTCTGTGATATGGGATATGGTTAACTCTACATTTGACGGATTAGATAGTGGTCATTACCCGATCAGGTCTATGGAGGGTACAGGAGGAGTTTATTTTATGATGGATTCTTTGGGGCAGAAGTATGTGTCTGTTTTTAAGCCCATGGATGAGGAGCCAATGGCTGTGAACAACCCCCAAGAGCTACCATATTCCCTGGATGGTGAGGGATTAAAAAAGGGCACGAGAGTCGGAGAAGGAGCATTCAGGGAAGTTGCAGCTTACATTTTGGATCGTCCGAAGGGTGGGCACTACCCATTGTTTGACGATGAGAAGGGTTTTGCTGGGGTTCCCCCTACTTTTATGGTCAAGTGCTTGCATGGAGGATTCAACCATCCAGGGGATTTGACTGTCAAGATTGGGTCTTTGCAGATGTTCATGGAAAATAACGGAAGTTGTGAGGATATAGGCCCTGGGGCTTTTCCTGTTCAGGAAGTGCATAAGATTTCTGTTTTGGATATAAGGCTAGCAAATGCGGATAGGCATGCAGGCAATATTTTGCTGAGCAAAGCTGGAGAAGATGGCCAGCCTATACTTATTCCGATTGATCATGGGTATTGCTTGCCTGAAACT TTCGAAGATTGCACATTTGAATGGCTCTATTGGCCACAGGCTCGCCAATCTTACTCCACAGAGACGATTGAGTACATAAGATCGCTGGATGCTGAAAAAGATATTGCCCTTCTGAAGTTCCATGGATGGGAGTTGCCACTTGAATGTGCTCGCACGCTCCGCATCGCAACTATGCTTCTGAAAAAGGGGGTGGAGAGAGGGCTCACCCCCTTTGCCATTGGAAGCATAATGTGCAGAGAAACCTTGAAGAAGGAATCTGTGATTGAGGAGATTGTCCAAGAAGCACAGGATTCTGTGCTTCCTGGCACCAGTGAAGCTACATTCCTTGATGCC